A DNA window from Streptococcus sp. LPB0220 contains the following coding sequences:
- a CDS encoding SGNH/GDSL hydrolase family protein, translating into MAVQLLEDWLLKEQEKIVTTYRELNQAPLKEPGLIFIGDSIVEYFPIHELLQSPKHMVNRGVRGYKTDLLREYLDAHVFGTVVDQIFLLIGTNDIGKEIPQKETLDNVEAVIQAIMRDFPLTHINLISVLPVSQEERYKQKVYVRTNEKIQALNQAYQELAQAYHQVSYIDVYSSLLDEKRQLAEAYTTDGLHLSVAGYRVLAQALQETL; encoded by the coding sequence ATGGCAGTACAGCTGTTAGAAGACTGGCTCTTAAAGGAGCAGGAGAAAATCGTAACAACCTATCGGGAGCTCAATCAAGCCCCTCTGAAGGAGCCTGGTTTGATCTTTATTGGAGACTCTATCGTGGAGTATTTCCCCATTCATGAACTATTACAAAGTCCCAAACACATGGTCAATCGAGGAGTACGAGGCTATAAGACGGATCTCCTTCGTGAGTATCTAGACGCCCATGTCTTTGGAACGGTGGTGGATCAGATCTTTCTCTTGATCGGGACCAATGATATCGGAAAAGAAATTCCTCAAAAGGAAACCTTGGACAATGTAGAAGCGGTCATACAAGCAATTATGAGAGATTTTCCGCTGACCCACATCAACCTGATCTCGGTTCTACCGGTGAGTCAAGAAGAGCGATACAAACAAAAGGTCTATGTGCGGACCAATGAAAAAATTCAAGCCCTCAATCAAGCCTATCAAGAATTGGCCCAGGCCTACCACCAGGTCAGCTATATTGATGTGTATTCGTCTTTATTGGATGAAAAGAGGCAGTTAGCAGAAGCCTATACGACAGATGGTCTCCATTTAAGTGTGGCTGGTTACCGAGTTCTAGCCCAAGCTCTGCAGGAGACATTATAG
- a CDS encoding HAD family hydrolase yields the protein MIKLIATDMDGTLLDERGEVDLPRLERLLNHLDQKGIRFVIATGNEIHRMRQLLGPLVKRVTLVVANGARIFEDDQMILGKFWDRELVEAVLAYFKGREISDQLVVSAVNGGFVKEGTVFTEVEKFMQPEVIEALYKRMKFVPELTADLFDQVLKMSLVVGLDRLDQVRQEVQQAFGDQLMAVSSGFGSMDLLQAGIHKAWGLAQLMEKWQLDASQVMAFGDSGNDIEMLEMAGHSYAVANAERAVKAVAKHLAPSHQEDGVYQVIEEYLGLTSWEQVKGKK from the coding sequence ATGATTAAGTTGATAGCAACAGATATGGATGGGACCTTATTAGATGAGCGAGGAGAGGTGGATCTCCCGCGTCTGGAAAGGCTGTTGAACCACTTGGATCAAAAAGGGATACGCTTTGTCATTGCGACGGGAAATGAAATCCATCGCATGCGCCAGCTCTTGGGTCCTTTGGTCAAGCGGGTGACCCTGGTCGTGGCCAACGGAGCTCGGATTTTTGAGGATGACCAGATGATTCTAGGAAAATTCTGGGATCGAGAACTAGTAGAGGCGGTTCTTGCTTATTTTAAGGGGCGGGAAATTTCAGACCAGCTGGTTGTGTCAGCTGTCAATGGTGGCTTTGTCAAGGAAGGAACGGTCTTTACAGAAGTTGAGAAATTCATGCAGCCGGAAGTGATTGAAGCCTTGTACAAGCGGATGAAGTTTGTTCCGGAATTGACAGCAGATCTATTTGATCAGGTGCTTAAAATGAGCTTGGTGGTTGGCTTGGATCGTCTCGATCAAGTGCGCCAAGAAGTCCAGCAGGCTTTTGGAGATCAGCTCATGGCGGTTTCGAGCGGTTTTGGAAGCATGGATCTCTTACAAGCAGGCATTCACAAGGCCTGGGGACTGGCTCAATTAATGGAGAAATGGCAGCTTGATGCCAGCCAGGTCATGGCTTTTGGGGATAGTGGAAACGACATCGAAATGCTTGAGATGGCTGGTCACTCCTATGCTGTGGCCAATGCAGAAAGAGCTGTCAAGGCTGTTGCCAAACACCTAGCGCCGAGTCATCAAGAAGACGGTGTCTACCAGGTGATCGAAGAGTATCTAGGATTGACCTCCTGGGAACAAGTGAAAGGAAAGAAATAG
- a CDS encoding HD domain-containing protein → MSDLNQTVDFIKEIEKLKSVTRFNRTLDGRFENSAEHSWQGAIAAMVLQDYYPEKLNMEKVMFLLLIHDLGEIYAGDTWVFDDEKKLHAHDRELASIEKTMSLLPEATYVNMKNSWLEFEKGQSPEARYARVIDALVPLINHLEVSEVNYNPDHIRSEMVLEKKKFIKSESEELWKLTEELVQESVEKGLYS, encoded by the coding sequence ATGAGTGATTTGAATCAGACAGTTGATTTTATTAAAGAAATCGAGAAATTAAAGTCAGTAACAAGGTTTAATAGAACCCTTGATGGACGGTTTGAAAATAGTGCCGAGCATTCTTGGCAGGGTGCGATCGCTGCGATGGTTCTGCAAGATTATTATCCTGAAAAATTGAATATGGAAAAGGTCATGTTTCTGTTACTGATTCATGATTTAGGTGAGATTTATGCCGGAGATACTTGGGTGTTTGATGATGAAAAAAAGCTTCATGCTCATGATAGAGAGTTAGCATCTATAGAAAAAACAATGAGCCTCCTTCCAGAAGCAACATATGTGAATATGAAAAATTCGTGGTTGGAGTTTGAAAAAGGCCAGAGTCCTGAGGCAAGATATGCAAGAGTGATTGACGCATTGGTACCACTGATCAATCACTTGGAAGTATCAGAAGTCAATTATAATCCTGATCATATCCGTTCAGAGATGGTATTAGAAAAGAAAAAATTTATAAAAAGTGAATCGGAAGAATTATGGAAACTGACGGAAGAGTTGGTTCAGGAAAGTGTAGAAAAGGGCTTATATTCATAA
- a CDS encoding ABC transporter ATP-binding protein has protein sequence MEKTIFEVKQLNASYGQEVILKNLDFSIKEGEVIGIIGESGIGKSTFLECLLGNIHQKVMMNASEMKFLEENWLTLSSKKRREYLRQDIGIIFQNGQHSIDPLFTIGQQLEEIMLEANPQKIIEALKMVQLEEKVLQLYPHELSGGMLQRVMIAMAFINHPKLIIADEPFSALDVPLQMEMMQLIVHLAKQYRTATIMVTHQRELAYNFCTKVLTLEEGELVAQKEDSHKKFNFNRLSNEKKETFFQLKHVTSHYKDENVILKNLTVDIPKYEVTGIIGHSGAGKTTLARILSGFIPYEGHILIEGKELREVLAQEKQSYYRRVQYLFQNSLLSFNPNQTILKSLEEPLRFIRKIKDRSERIRMIQELFTNLELELDWLEKYPHQLSGGQCQRCAIARAIFAQPECLICDEITSSLDDANQEKVIQVLQKVQEETNMTIVFISHNQSLIEAICSTVVALKEGQLIETLI, from the coding sequence ATGGAAAAGACTATTTTTGAAGTCAAACAATTAAACGCCTCATACGGACAGGAAGTAATTCTCAAAAATTTAGACTTTTCTATTAAAGAAGGAGAAGTCATCGGGATAATTGGCGAGTCCGGTATTGGAAAATCGACTTTTTTAGAATGTTTACTTGGGAATATTCATCAAAAGGTCATGATGAATGCGAGTGAAATGAAGTTTTTAGAAGAAAACTGGTTGACCTTATCTAGTAAAAAGAGAAGAGAATATTTACGACAAGATATTGGCATCATTTTTCAAAATGGACAACATAGCATAGATCCCTTATTTACAATTGGACAACAGTTGGAAGAAATAATGCTAGAAGCCAATCCTCAAAAAATAATTGAAGCACTGAAAATGGTTCAATTAGAAGAAAAAGTATTACAATTATATCCTCATGAATTATCTGGAGGAATGTTGCAAAGAGTAATGATTGCAATGGCGTTTATCAATCATCCGAAATTAATCATTGCGGATGAACCCTTTAGTGCTTTAGACGTTCCATTGCAAATGGAAATGATGCAATTAATTGTTCATCTTGCAAAGCAATATCGTACAGCAACGATTATGGTGACTCATCAACGAGAGTTAGCGTATAATTTTTGTACAAAAGTGTTGACTTTAGAAGAGGGGGAATTAGTCGCACAGAAGGAAGATTCTCATAAGAAATTCAATTTTAATCGATTATCGAATGAGAAAAAAGAAACATTTTTCCAATTGAAACATGTAACAAGCCATTATAAAGATGAGAATGTGATTCTTAAAAATCTTACAGTTGATATTCCAAAATATGAAGTAACAGGAATCATCGGACATTCAGGAGCTGGGAAAACAACTCTTGCAAGGATTTTATCTGGCTTTATTCCATATGAAGGCCATATTCTGATTGAAGGAAAAGAATTAAGAGAAGTATTGGCTCAAGAAAAACAAAGCTATTATCGAAGAGTTCAATATTTATTCCAAAATAGTTTATTATCTTTTAATCCGAATCAAACGATATTGAAAAGCTTAGAAGAACCATTAAGATTTATTCGAAAAATAAAGGATCGTTCAGAACGGATTCGAATGATACAGGAATTATTTACAAATCTCGAGTTAGAATTGGATTGGTTAGAAAAATATCCTCATCAATTATCCGGAGGGCAATGTCAAAGGTGTGCCATTGCAAGGGCAATATTCGCACAACCAGAGTGCTTGATTTGTGATGAAATAACGAGTTCGCTAGATGATGCGAATCAGGAAAAAGTGATACAAGTTTTGCAAAAAGTTCAAGAGGAAACAAATATGACGATAGTCTTTATTAGTCATAATCAGTCGTTAATTGAAGCGATTTGTTCAACCGTCGTTGCTTTAAAAGAGGGTCAATTGATAGAGACTTTAATTTGA
- a CDS encoding ABC transporter substrate-binding protein, whose product MKLKNLLCIIAAAVLVGCAPVHPTSQQQKGSQNSILKIGDPQFTAGIDPAKDWEGWFTIRFGIGETLFRLTNDFHVEPWLASSYKKIDDQTWEIHLKENVKFSNGNPVNSDAVIASLKRVGENHKEGEIFKTATYTANNSQTFTVHTEKPSPQFIHELVDSKTAIVDVTSKDKIVGTGPYEVKEFKPNDSISLTASTHYWGGNASIKEVHYQLIPDQKTLELAIKSKEVDGGVDLNDDVADSLKKDSSVQVYNQSSTRTYHLELNKARLQDKKVRQAILYAIDKKELTQDFLKGHVTPADGAFLDSSIYSSGTFANKQYQPEMTKKLLEEAGYKTKNADGILVNAQNEPLQIVLKTYKRLANEKIATALQQQLKKVGIDLKIDIQETVDGFNQLDYDIALASSLTLATGDPYYFLNAALSSDGALNYVKNSDQWLDEKISALAHEEDADKLPSEVAKIQDYAKDEAVVYYIGFVNLHAAMNNSIHHFELSPSDIYQVTNKLVKD is encoded by the coding sequence ATGAAATTAAAAAATTTGTTATGCATCATTGCAGCAGCAGTATTAGTTGGATGCGCACCTGTACATCCAACATCTCAACAACAAAAAGGTAGCCAAAATTCAATTTTGAAAATTGGGGATCCTCAATTTACAGCAGGGATTGATCCAGCAAAAGATTGGGAAGGCTGGTTTACCATTCGTTTTGGGATTGGCGAAACCTTATTTCGTTTAACAAATGACTTTCATGTAGAACCTTGGTTAGCATCCTCTTATAAGAAGATTGATGATCAAACATGGGAAATTCATTTAAAAGAAAATGTAAAATTTTCAAATGGAAATCCTGTTAATAGTGATGCAGTCATTGCTAGCCTGAAAAGAGTAGGAGAAAATCATAAGGAAGGTGAAATTTTTAAAACAGCTACTTATACAGCGAATAATTCACAAACTTTTACAGTTCATACTGAAAAACCAAGTCCTCAATTTATTCATGAATTAGTGGATTCAAAAACGGCCATTGTAGATGTAACAAGCAAGGATAAAATTGTAGGAACAGGCCCTTATGAGGTGAAAGAATTTAAACCAAATGATTCCATTTCATTAACGGCTTCGACTCATTATTGGGGTGGCAATGCTTCCATTAAGGAAGTTCATTATCAATTAATTCCGGATCAAAAAACATTGGAATTAGCGATTAAATCAAAAGAAGTAGATGGTGGAGTAGATTTAAATGATGATGTAGCGGATTCATTAAAGAAAGATTCTTCCGTACAAGTGTATAATCAATCAAGTACAAGAACCTATCATTTAGAATTGAATAAAGCAAGATTGCAAGATAAAAAAGTTCGTCAAGCTATTTTATATGCGATTGATAAAAAAGAATTGACACAAGATTTCTTAAAAGGTCATGTAACTCCTGCAGATGGTGCCTTTTTAGATTCAAGTATTTATTCAAGTGGTACTTTTGCTAATAAACAATACCAACCAGAAATGACGAAAAAATTATTAGAAGAAGCCGGCTATAAAACGAAAAATGCAGATGGTATTCTAGTTAATGCACAAAATGAACCATTACAAATTGTTCTAAAAACATATAAGAGATTAGCCAATGAAAAAATTGCTACAGCTTTGCAACAACAATTGAAAAAAGTAGGGATTGATTTGAAAATTGATATTCAAGAAACTGTCGATGGATTTAATCAATTAGATTATGACATTGCATTAGCTTCCTCATTAACATTGGCAACGGGAGATCCTTATTACTTCCTAAATGCAGCTTTATCGAGTGATGGGGCATTGAATTATGTGAAAAATTCAGATCAATGGTTAGATGAAAAAATTTCTGCCTTAGCTCATGAAGAAGATGCGGATAAACTACCTAGTGAAGTAGCAAAAATTCAAGACTATGCGAAAGACGAAGCAGTTGTTTATTACATTGGATTTGTCAACTTACATGCAGCAATGAACAATTCTATTCATCATTTTGAACTATCTCCGTCTGATATCTATCAAGTTACGAATAAATTGGTAAAAGACTAA
- a CDS encoding ABC transporter permease, protein MTNKRKWKIGMIVLVFVLLLWSTLFLNYETMNANAVLSPPNASHWFGTDDFGRDIFIRVIVGARYSIGASLFIVGLSYLGGILLGGLAGIFGERIDRIITSIIDILLAIPSLLIAITVAGVLGGGLRNGIIALVISYLPYYAKLTRGEIRKIKVREYVTVMYMQGAPLWYRLMTILKNIQRPLVTYMIVNISSTILSLATLSFLGIGVKVPQPEWGAMLNEGRLSFEQAPWLMIAPGLAITLTIIMFNGIHHWIQQTKERKI, encoded by the coding sequence ATGACAAATAAGAGAAAATGGAAAATTGGCATGATTGTTTTAGTATTTGTATTACTATTATGGAGTACATTATTTTTAAACTATGAGACGATGAATGCCAATGCTGTGTTAAGTCCACCAAATGCTAGTCATTGGTTTGGTACGGATGATTTTGGTCGAGATATTTTTATTCGAGTGATTGTAGGAGCTAGATATTCGATTGGAGCTTCTCTCTTCATTGTTGGTTTATCTTATTTAGGAGGAATTCTTTTAGGAGGATTAGCAGGGATATTTGGTGAGCGGATTGATAGAATCATAACGAGTATCATTGATATTTTGTTAGCCATTCCTAGTTTACTCATAGCTATTACGGTAGCTGGAGTATTAGGTGGAGGGTTAAGAAATGGGATCATTGCTCTTGTCATTAGTTATTTACCTTATTATGCCAAATTAACAAGAGGAGAAATTCGTAAAATTAAAGTTCGAGAATATGTCACAGTGATGTATATGCAAGGAGCTCCATTGTGGTATCGGCTGATGACGATTTTAAAAAATATTCAACGACCATTAGTGACGTATATGATCGTCAATATTTCAAGTACGATCTTAAGTTTAGCAACCTTATCTTTTTTAGGAATAGGAGTGAAAGTCCCTCAACCAGAATGGGGAGCTATGTTAAATGAGGGAAGATTATCGTTTGAACAAGCGCCATGGTTAATGATTGCTCCAGGACTTGCGATTACGCTAACGATTATTATGTTTAACGGAATTCATCATTGGATTCAACAGACGAAAGAGAGGAAAATATGA
- a CDS encoding ABC transporter permease, protein MFKVMKRILTIFILFVAISFFVFLLIHIAPSDPASVKMSVGTGRVSTEALALMREEMGLNQPLLVQYGNWLLKFLQGDFGKSLISDIPTKNLMIPAVMNTVQLAVITLMVSLGISIPLSIFFVRCHNRIVKSLFQLILFFNMSLPSFVIGYFLMYVFSVQLRWVPLLAKQGGSGLILPVMTLVIPMSAKFIQQFSVLLEQELQQEYVKVLYYRGIEESKIFQRHLLKNILPTMVTIILLSFGSLMAGVVVVETIFYWPGIGKLLMDSIRSRDYPLVQMIVVSISFLYLVLTQISDGIQNRTDTRIKGGDLS, encoded by the coding sequence TTGTTTAAAGTAATGAAAAGAATTTTAACCATATTTATACTTTTTGTTGCCATTTCATTTTTTGTATTTTTACTCATTCATATAGCTCCTAGTGATCCTGCTTCTGTCAAAATGTCAGTTGGAACGGGTCGTGTCTCTACAGAAGCTCTTGCACTCATGCGTGAGGAAATGGGGCTGAATCAACCCTTACTTGTACAATATGGAAATTGGCTCCTTAAATTTCTTCAAGGAGATTTTGGAAAGAGCTTAATATCAGATATCCCGACTAAGAATTTAATGATTCCAGCCGTTATGAATACGGTTCAATTGGCAGTGATAACATTAATGGTTTCACTAGGAATTTCCATCCCCTTGTCTATATTTTTTGTACGATGTCACAATCGGATTGTAAAGTCACTCTTTCAATTGATTCTATTTTTCAACATGTCATTACCGTCTTTCGTGATTGGTTATTTCTTAATGTATGTATTTAGCGTTCAATTAAGATGGGTTCCTTTACTAGCTAAACAAGGGGGGAGTGGTTTAATATTACCGGTTATGACGCTTGTTATTCCAATGAGTGCAAAATTTATTCAACAATTTTCGGTCTTGTTAGAACAAGAATTACAACAGGAATATGTTAAAGTGCTTTATTACCGTGGAATAGAAGAGTCAAAAATCTTTCAACGACATTTATTGAAAAATATATTGCCTACGATGGTGACCATTATCTTATTATCGTTTGGTTCTTTAATGGCGGGTGTCGTTGTAGTAGAAACCATTTTTTATTGGCCAGGAATTGGGAAGTTATTAATGGATAGTATTCGTTCGAGAGACTATCCACTCGTACAAATGATTGTAGTTTCTATTAGCTTTTTATATTTAGTGCTCACTCAAATTTCTGACGGAATACAAAATAGGACAGATACCCGTATTAAAGGCGGTGACTTGTCATGA
- a CDS encoding class I SAM-dependent methyltransferase → MEQTMHERVEHYWTNRSSSFLEQRTREFHSPLKDRWITEFEKYLPQKKLLKILDIGCGTGFFTGILSQMGHEVIGIDLTKEMIHLATVFAKQEKFDAQFLTMDAQNLAFADASFDIVIARNVTWTLPDVPKAYREWLRVLKKGGLLINIDGNYGASSMTDTSHLPQHHAHHHLSQDTLTECERIQRSLSISSEVRPQWDVQYLLNQEVDSLQIDRSISQRIYLEKDEFYNPTPLFLLCAKK, encoded by the coding sequence ATGGAACAAACCATGCATGAACGAGTTGAACATTATTGGACAAATCGAAGTTCTTCTTTTTTAGAACAACGAACAAGAGAGTTTCATAGTCCCTTAAAAGATAGATGGATTACAGAATTTGAAAAATATTTACCACAAAAGAAACTGTTAAAAATTTTAGATATTGGTTGTGGAACAGGATTCTTTACAGGAATTTTAAGTCAGATGGGACATGAAGTAATCGGAATTGATTTAACAAAGGAAATGATCCATTTAGCTACTGTTTTTGCTAAACAGGAAAAGTTCGATGCACAGTTTTTAACTATGGATGCTCAAAATCTAGCATTTGCGGATGCAAGCTTTGATATAGTGATTGCAAGAAATGTTACTTGGACATTACCAGATGTTCCGAAAGCTTATCGTGAATGGCTTCGAGTATTAAAAAAAGGTGGGTTACTTATTAATATTGATGGAAATTATGGTGCTTCTAGTATGACGGATACGAGTCATTTACCACAGCATCATGCTCATCATCATTTAAGTCAAGATACTTTAACAGAGTGCGAACGGATTCAAAGAAGTTTATCCATTTCTAGTGAAGTACGACCTCAATGGGATGTACAATATTTATTAAATCAAGAAGTTGACTCTCTGCAAATTGATCGATCTATTAGCCAAAGGATTTATCTAGAAAAAGATGAGTTTTATAATCCAACACCTTTATTCTTACTATGTGCTAAAAAGTAA
- a CDS encoding class I SAM-dependent methyltransferase encodes MNLLEEIQNYWNHRYTGYSKVNEKELEGTQRESWKQQLQRLLPANQNIKVLDIGTGPGFFTIILEELGYTTITGIDVSNNMLEVAKENIQKYGKGHSSIQLMKMDAQNLDFKPESFDIIVSRNLTWNLEKPQQAYSEWLKVLKPNGTLLIFDANWYAFLQNESLEKEFEKKRQKAVEEKLEDYWQGEGIDEEKMDWIVQQLPLTYQQRPQWDIDYFSSLEGISVETEENFGDLVWDYEEQLNYGATPMFCIKIVKGDK; translated from the coding sequence GTGAACCTGTTAGAAGAAATACAAAACTATTGGAATCATCGGTACACAGGCTATTCTAAAGTGAATGAAAAAGAATTAGAAGGAACTCAAAGAGAAAGTTGGAAACAACAATTGCAACGATTGTTACCAGCTAACCAAAATATTAAAGTGTTAGATATAGGAACAGGCCCTGGGTTTTTCACAATTATTTTAGAAGAATTAGGTTATACAACTATAACTGGTATTGATGTTTCCAATAACATGCTAGAAGTTGCCAAAGAGAATATTCAAAAATATGGCAAAGGCCATTCAAGCATCCAACTCATGAAAATGGATGCCCAAAATTTAGATTTTAAACCAGAAAGTTTTGATATCATTGTTAGTCGAAATTTAACTTGGAATCTAGAAAAACCACAACAAGCTTATTCAGAGTGGTTAAAAGTCTTGAAACCAAATGGAACCTTATTGATTTTTGACGCAAACTGGTATGCGTTTCTTCAAAATGAATCATTAGAAAAAGAATTTGAAAAAAAACGCCAAAAAGCTGTTGAAGAGAAGTTAGAAGATTATTGGCAAGGTGAAGGGATTGATGAGGAAAAAATGGATTGGATTGTTCAGCAATTACCTTTGACCTATCAACAAAGACCGCAATGGGATATAGACTATTTTTCTTCACTGGAAGGGATTTCAGTAGAAACGGAAGAAAATTTTGGGGATTTAGTGTGGGATTATGAAGAACAATTAAATTACGGAGCAACACCAATGTTTTGTATCAAAATCGTAAAGGGGGATAAGTGA
- a CDS encoding MutS-related protein, with product MEGNVNWIPLGILGLMVVIWATKFLTAIRLAQKLKKAWDGAPFFRKKDTEESLIDSLAYPAKGRTIDSQVDDQTWHDLALDAVFDQLNYTQSSLGAEALYQKMRLLEFQPQDQLHDLEAFFEEHPDLRLKVQVIFNQLGKKNHNMARSIVAKPGKHYAGLPLYIALACLPILCLFVIPFEPVGAITLLVISVVFNIVFSSLRNWSNKIRLDNVSYLVRIFASAERLSHLALPQREELKQAVKPFKKARILASVLQSPTGTSEMEIILLYLNVLFLLPQIAQVYIYNQVKAHQKEAQKLLDLLGEMEVAISLLRHKRDLEVVCQPVFTETGGIEGETLYHPLLSNPIANDVHFQKNMVISGDNASGKSTYLKTVAINAILAQGLGFAYGETLALPYGHVLTAMDVSDDIEVGDSYFITESKAILRMIQHLKEPGFHYFFIDELFKGTNTIERIGSGLGIVRWLAAQNCLYMISSHDIELVAASGEVNDNYHFDSRYVDGKIVFDYQIKPGSAVTKNAVNTLESLHYPEEITQTAKDLIDQYEETGYWSLKEIEKE from the coding sequence ATGGAAGGAAATGTGAACTGGATCCCGCTTGGGATCCTAGGATTGATGGTGGTGATTTGGGCAACCAAATTTCTGACGGCCATCCGCCTCGCGCAAAAGCTGAAAAAAGCTTGGGATGGAGCGCCTTTCTTTCGTAAAAAAGACACGGAAGAAAGTTTGATTGACAGTCTGGCTTATCCAGCTAAGGGAAGGACGATCGATAGCCAAGTGGATGATCAGACTTGGCATGATTTGGCTTTGGATGCGGTCTTTGATCAGCTCAATTACACCCAATCGAGCCTTGGGGCAGAAGCTCTCTATCAAAAAATGCGCCTGCTGGAATTCCAGCCTCAGGACCAACTTCATGACTTAGAAGCCTTCTTTGAAGAGCATCCGGATTTGCGGCTCAAGGTCCAGGTCATTTTCAACCAACTGGGCAAGAAGAACCACAACATGGCGCGTAGCATTGTCGCAAAGCCTGGCAAGCATTATGCAGGTTTGCCCCTCTACATAGCCTTGGCCTGTCTTCCAATCCTCTGTCTCTTTGTCATCCCCTTTGAGCCAGTTGGGGCGATTACCCTCTTGGTGATCAGTGTGGTCTTTAATATCGTCTTTTCAAGTTTGCGCAATTGGTCTAATAAAATCCGTCTGGACAATGTTAGCTACTTGGTCCGCATCTTTGCTTCGGCAGAACGCTTGAGCCATCTAGCCCTACCACAACGAGAAGAACTCAAGCAAGCGGTCAAACCCTTTAAGAAAGCTCGGATCCTTGCCAGTGTCTTGCAGAGTCCAACGGGGACTTCTGAGATGGAAATTATTTTGCTCTACCTTAACGTCCTCTTTTTACTCCCGCAGATCGCTCAGGTTTATATTTACAATCAGGTGAAAGCTCATCAAAAAGAAGCCCAGAAGCTTCTGGATCTGCTAGGGGAGATGGAAGTCGCTATTAGTCTCTTGCGCCATAAGCGGGATCTAGAAGTGGTCTGTCAGCCGGTCTTTACAGAGACGGGTGGGATTGAAGGCGAGACGCTCTATCATCCCTTGCTGTCCAATCCGATTGCAAATGATGTGCATTTTCAAAAAAATATGGTCATCAGTGGGGACAATGCGTCTGGGAAATCAACCTATTTGAAGACCGTCGCTATCAATGCTATTCTGGCTCAAGGGCTGGGCTTTGCCTATGGAGAAACCTTGGCCCTGCCTTACGGTCATGTCCTAACGGCTATGGATGTAAGCGATGATATTGAAGTTGGAGATAGCTACTTTATCACCGAAAGTAAAGCTATTTTGCGTATGATTCAGCACCTCAAAGAGCCAGGTTTTCACTATTTCTTTATTGACGAGCTCTTTAAGGGGACTAATACCATCGAGCGGATCGGATCAGGCCTTGGAATTGTCCGCTGGTTGGCTGCCCAAAACTGCCTCTACATGATTTCCAGTCATGATATTGAGCTGGTCGCGGCCTCTGGTGAAGTGAATGACAATTACCATTTTGATAGCCGCTATGTGGATGGCAAGATCGTCTTTGACTACCAGATCAAGCCAGGGTCAGCTGTGACTAAAAATGCGGTAAATACCCTAGAAAGCCTGCATTATCCAGAGGAGATTACGCAAACAGCCAAGGACTTGATTGACCAGTATGAAGAGACGGGGTACTGGTCTTTGAAAGAAATTGAAAAAGAATGA